The Paenibacillus macerans genome includes a window with the following:
- a CDS encoding response regulator transcription factor, with protein MYNILVVDDEPLICKGLAGLLTSSGLAIGQIITAQGGHEALDYVRMEDIDLIVTDIRMGEMDGIELMHQAKILKPWVQTIIISAHETFQYAQMAIRLGAKDYLVKPLNSEQFLDSVRNALLKMDKPAPQMEEWLSREREHFRMEELGPGKTEKLNRLLTEANEPAAANPDEETEDLRKLGLSGPYFSVIKMKLALPGEKNQNERDVRLFQYAALNIVKELLHGEWNALTFYTRDLEIAVIVQWSEVEYAEPSVNKINQLEMIGRSLHHHVHKYLGVLCTVGISQIMQGAGFLGLLSRQADKAMLWSGEHGDYHVFYYGDFNWHNYARDPSREELNTQNNRIVESAKEYIEQNYSQKGLTIHEVAKKNHVSPNYLSYLFKKNTGYNLWEYVIKLRMEESKALILNTDLRRYEIAERVGYESPEHFSKIFKKYFGVSPSELKK; from the coding sequence ATGTACAACATCTTGGTCGTAGACGATGAACCGCTCATTTGCAAAGGATTGGCCGGGCTATTGACGTCTTCGGGTCTGGCGATCGGCCAAATCATCACCGCCCAGGGCGGTCATGAGGCGTTGGATTACGTCCGGATGGAGGATATCGACCTGATCGTGACGGACATCCGGATGGGCGAGATGGACGGGATCGAGCTGATGCATCAGGCGAAAATTCTCAAGCCGTGGGTGCAGACGATCATCATTTCGGCCCACGAGACGTTTCAGTACGCCCAGATGGCCATCCGGCTCGGGGCCAAGGATTATCTGGTCAAGCCGCTGAACAGCGAGCAGTTTCTCGATTCCGTGCGCAATGCGCTGCTGAAAATGGATAAGCCGGCGCCGCAGATGGAGGAATGGCTGTCACGCGAGCGGGAGCATTTCCGGATGGAGGAGCTGGGACCCGGGAAAACCGAAAAGCTGAACCGCCTATTGACGGAAGCGAACGAACCTGCCGCCGCAAACCCGGACGAGGAAACGGAAGACCTGCGGAAGTTGGGGCTTAGCGGGCCTTATTTTTCCGTGATCAAAATGAAGCTGGCGCTTCCCGGAGAAAAGAACCAGAATGAGCGGGACGTCCGGCTGTTTCAATATGCCGCGCTGAACATCGTCAAGGAGCTGCTGCACGGGGAATGGAATGCCCTGACGTTTTATACGCGGGACCTGGAGATTGCGGTCATCGTACAGTGGAGTGAAGTGGAATATGCCGAGCCCAGCGTCAACAAAATCAACCAGCTCGAAATGATCGGCCGCAGCCTGCATCATCACGTCCATAAATATCTCGGCGTTTTGTGCACCGTCGGGATCAGCCAAATTATGCAAGGCGCCGGTTTTCTTGGCCTGTTAAGCCGTCAGGCGGACAAGGCGATGCTGTGGAGCGGAGAGCACGGCGACTACCATGTGTTTTATTATGGCGATTTCAACTGGCACAATTATGCCCGGGACCCTTCCCGGGAGGAGCTCAACACGCAAAACAACCGGATCGTCGAAAGCGCCAAGGAGTATATCGAGCAAAACTACAGCCAAAAAGGGCTGACGATTCACGAGGTGGCCAAGAAAAACCACGTCAGTCCCAACTATTTAAGCTACCTGTTTAAGAAAAACACCGGGTACAACCTGTGGGAGTACGTCATCAAGCTGCGGATGGAAGAAAGCAAAGCGCTGATTCTGAACACCGATTTGCGCCGGTACGAGATCGCCGAGCGGGTGGGATACGAGTCCCCGGAGCATTTTAGTAAAATTTTCAAAAAATATTTTGGCGTCAGCCCCAGTGAACTGAAGAAGTAA
- a CDS encoding 5-methyltetrahydropteroyltriglutamate--homocysteine S-methyltransferase, translating into MNQSAAKSLKRSIPPFRADQVGSLLRTTAIKTAREQRAAGSISAEQLREIENEEIRRIVDKQKEIGLQAVTDGEFRRAWWHFDFLENLDGVEGYEPENGIQFHGVQTKAHSIKVTGKVDFSNHPMLEDYKFLHGLAGSHTAKMTIPSPNMLYYRGKIETPLYEDKEVFFHDLAEAYKKAIRAFYDAGCRYLQLDDTSWAAFFTEESRDKLRAEGKDPEAMLELSAKMVNEAIAGRPADMAITMHICRGNFRSTWTSSGGYDAAAETIFGGLNLDGLFLEFDDERSGGFEPLRYVNRPDLQVVLGLITSKFGELENPDTIKRRIDEASRYAGLEQLCLSPQCGFASTEEGNLVAEEQQWAKLRHVVEIAADVWK; encoded by the coding sequence TTGAATCAATCCGCAGCAAAATCCCTTAAACGCAGCATTCCTCCGTTTCGGGCCGATCAGGTCGGCAGCCTGCTTCGGACCACAGCGATCAAAACAGCCCGCGAGCAGCGCGCAGCCGGCAGCATTTCGGCCGAGCAGCTGCGGGAAATCGAAAACGAAGAGATCCGGCGCATCGTGGACAAGCAGAAGGAAATCGGCCTGCAGGCCGTCACCGACGGCGAATTCCGCCGGGCGTGGTGGCATTTTGATTTTCTCGAAAATCTCGACGGCGTGGAAGGTTATGAACCGGAAAACGGCATTCAGTTCCACGGGGTGCAAACGAAAGCGCACAGCATCAAAGTGACTGGCAAAGTCGATTTCAGCAACCACCCGATGCTGGAAGACTACAAATTCCTGCACGGCCTGGCCGGTTCGCATACGGCGAAAATGACCATTCCGAGCCCTAACATGCTCTATTACCGGGGTAAAATCGAAACGCCGCTTTACGAGGATAAAGAAGTCTTTTTCCATGATCTGGCCGAGGCCTACAAAAAAGCGATCCGCGCTTTCTACGACGCGGGCTGCCGTTACCTGCAACTGGACGATACCTCTTGGGCCGCCTTCTTCACCGAGGAGTCCCGGGACAAGCTGCGCGCGGAAGGCAAAGATCCGGAAGCAATGCTGGAGCTGTCGGCCAAAATGGTCAACGAAGCGATCGCAGGCCGCCCGGCGGACATGGCGATCACCATGCACATCTGCCGCGGCAATTTCCGCTCCACCTGGACGTCCTCCGGCGGTTACGACGCGGCGGCGGAAACGATTTTCGGCGGCCTGAACCTGGACGGATTGTTCCTGGAATTCGACGACGAACGCTCCGGCGGATTCGAACCGCTGCGTTATGTCAATAGACCGGATTTACAGGTTGTGCTGGGCCTGATCACCTCCAAATTCGGCGAGCTCGAAAATCCGGACACGATCAAGCGCCGCATTGACGAAGCCTCCCGCTACGCGGGCCTCGAACAGTTGTGCCTCAGCCCGCAGTGCGGCTTTGCTTCCACCGAGGAAGGCAACCTGGTCGCCGAGGAACAGCAGTGGGCCAAGCTGCGCCACGTCGTGGAAATCGCCGCCGACGTGTGGAAGTAA
- a CDS encoding glutamate-1-semialdehyde 2,1-aminomutase: MNRSQSEHLYEEALKHIVGGVNSPSRSFKAVGGGAPVFMKKAEGAYFWDVDGNRYVDYLAAYGPIITGHAHPHVTRAIQEAAANGTLYGTPTELEIRLAKMLKEAIPSMDKVRFVNSGTEAVMTTIRVARAYTKRNKIIKFAGCYHGHSDLVLVAAGSGPSTLGIPDSAGIPTSIAHEVITVPFNDAAALKDALDRWGDDVAAVMVEPIVGNFGMVMPKPGFLEDLCRLARQYGALVIYDEVITAFRFHYGSAQTYAGLENHEAIRPDLTALGKIIGGGLPIGAYGGSKEIMEQVAPLGPAYQAGTMAGNPASISAGIACLEVLQGAGVYAEMDRLAAKLTDGLAGSARRHGVPLTINRIRGSFSTHFCDHPVTNYDEAQDTDSEAFAAFFRAMLNRGVNLAPSKFEAWFLTTAHTESDIDFTLEAAEAAFKEIAGK, translated from the coding sequence ATGAACCGATCGCAATCCGAACATCTATATGAGGAAGCGCTCAAACATATCGTCGGCGGCGTCAACAGCCCCTCCCGGTCTTTTAAAGCGGTGGGCGGCGGGGCGCCCGTTTTTATGAAAAAAGCCGAAGGCGCGTATTTTTGGGACGTGGACGGCAACCGCTACGTCGATTATTTGGCCGCCTACGGGCCGATCATTACCGGACACGCCCATCCGCATGTGACGCGGGCCATTCAGGAGGCGGCGGCGAACGGGACGCTTTACGGCACGCCTACCGAGCTGGAAATCCGGCTTGCCAAAATGCTGAAAGAAGCGATCCCTTCGATGGACAAGGTCCGCTTCGTCAACTCCGGCACGGAAGCCGTCATGACGACGATCCGCGTCGCCCGCGCCTATACGAAGCGCAACAAAATCATCAAATTCGCCGGCTGCTACCACGGCCATTCCGATCTCGTGCTGGTCGCGGCAGGCTCCGGCCCGTCCACGCTCGGCATTCCCGACAGCGCCGGCATTCCGACGAGCATCGCGCACGAGGTGATCACCGTGCCGTTTAACGATGCGGCGGCGCTGAAGGATGCGCTGGACCGGTGGGGCGACGACGTTGCCGCGGTCATGGTCGAGCCGATCGTCGGCAATTTCGGCATGGTGATGCCGAAGCCCGGCTTCCTGGAAGACCTCTGCCGGCTAGCGCGGCAGTACGGCGCCCTCGTCATTTACGACGAGGTCATTACGGCCTTCCGCTTCCATTACGGCTCGGCGCAAACTTACGCCGGGCTTGAGAACCACGAGGCGATCCGGCCGGACCTGACCGCGCTCGGCAAAATCATCGGCGGCGGCCTGCCGATCGGCGCGTACGGCGGCAGCAAGGAGATCATGGAGCAGGTGGCGCCGCTCGGTCCGGCCTATCAGGCCGGGACGATGGCCGGCAACCCGGCCTCCATCTCCGCGGGCATCGCCTGCCTGGAGGTGCTGCAGGGGGCCGGCGTCTACGCAGAGATGGACCGCCTCGCCGCGAAGCTGACGGACGGCCTGGCCGGCTCGGCCCGCCGGCACGGGGTGCCGCTGACGATCAACCGCATCCGCGGATCGTTTTCGACGCACTTCTGCGATCACCCCGTCACCAATTATGACGAGGCCCAGGACACCGACAGCGAAGCGTTCGCCGCTTTTTTCCGGGCGATGCTAAACCGCGGCGTCAATCTCGCGCCGTCGAAATTCGAAGCCTGGTTCCTGACGACCGCGCATACGGAAAGCGACATCGATTTTACGCTCGAAGCCGCCGAAGCGGCGTTTAAGGAAATCGCCGGCAAGTAA
- a CDS encoding carbohydrate ABC transporter permease: MMGYLFLVPAIAIFIVFLWVPIVKGMIYSFYHIDFVNGNTFVGLDNYIKVLNNPDVLLSIRNTLYYMLLCLVIGFWVPIAASIAISELKFFQGFARIAAYLPYVVPGVVLYGLWRWMYDPVGPINALLGVFGADPIAFVSDPKWSMVSLVFMETWQQFGSAMLIYLAGVLSIPRDWYEAAEIDGAGVWSRIRYITLPSLRNLIVLMLILQLIGTSQAYQSQLAMLDGGPNKATLTYALLTVKYAFTQLDYGAGTALGVLMFLVLAVLGIAQFKLNREEY; encoded by the coding sequence ATGATGGGGTATTTGTTCCTCGTACCGGCGATCGCCATTTTTATTGTGTTTTTATGGGTTCCGATCGTTAAAGGGATGATTTATAGCTTTTACCATATCGATTTTGTCAACGGGAATACGTTCGTAGGTTTGGACAACTATATCAAGGTGCTGAACAATCCCGATGTGCTTCTTTCGATCCGGAATACGCTCTACTACATGCTGCTCTGTTTGGTGATCGGGTTCTGGGTGCCGATTGCGGCTTCCATCGCCATTTCGGAGCTGAAATTTTTCCAGGGATTCGCGCGGATTGCGGCCTATCTGCCTTATGTCGTGCCCGGCGTCGTGTTGTACGGGCTGTGGCGCTGGATGTACGACCCGGTGGGGCCGATCAACGCGCTGCTCGGTGTTTTCGGTGCCGATCCGATCGCGTTTGTCTCCGACCCGAAGTGGTCGATGGTTTCGCTGGTGTTCATGGAAACATGGCAGCAATTCGGCTCGGCCATGCTGATCTATTTGGCTGGGGTGCTGAGCATCCCGCGGGACTGGTACGAAGCGGCGGAAATCGACGGCGCCGGCGTCTGGAGCCGGATCAGATACATTACGCTGCCTTCGCTGCGGAATTTGATCGTGCTGATGCTGATCCTGCAGCTGATCGGAACCTCCCAGGCCTACCAGTCGCAACTGGCCATGCTGGACGGCGGGCCCAACAAAGCGACGCTCACCTATGCTCTCTTGACGGTGAAATACGCGTTCACCCAATTGGATTACGGGGCGGGGACGGCGCTCGGCGTGTTGATGTTCCTGGTGTTGGCCGTGCTGGGGATCGCGCAATTCAAGCTGAACAGGGAGGAGTACTAG
- a CDS encoding carbohydrate ABC transporter permease → MKERGILSPSDLRKPLNKAVYGLMVLCIAVMVVTMLYPIAMTLFNGLKSNPEVNSFPPRFFPQEWHWENYARGWTFIDLPTYLKNTLLIFAGNLLMTVLVLGLAAFSISRIGVPFGRGIYFFILMTLFIPASSYMIPNFVNLKELGLLNSYWAFWLPAGASAYYFLLIKNFFDGIHPEIFEAARIDGASEWTGFIRIAVPLSVPIFATLAIFIFSTAWNDWFWPSLVMQTEDKYTLATAIYKYVVGARSLDTNVKFTILFMAMIPPIFIFLFFQKFIMRSVSLSAVKG, encoded by the coding sequence ATGAAAGAAAGAGGGATTTTGTCGCCGTCCGATCTGCGGAAGCCGTTGAACAAAGCCGTCTATGGATTGATGGTGTTATGCATCGCCGTGATGGTCGTTACGATGCTGTATCCGATCGCCATGACGCTGTTTAACGGGCTCAAAAGCAACCCGGAGGTCAATTCGTTTCCGCCGCGGTTTTTCCCGCAGGAGTGGCATTGGGAAAATTACGCCAGAGGCTGGACGTTTATCGATTTGCCGACTTACCTAAAGAACACGCTGCTGATTTTCGCCGGGAATCTGCTTATGACCGTTTTGGTGCTGGGGTTGGCTGCGTTCAGTATTTCGCGGATCGGCGTGCCTTTTGGCCGGGGAATTTATTTTTTCATTCTGATGACGTTGTTCATCCCGGCTTCGAGCTACATGATTCCGAACTTCGTCAACCTGAAGGAGCTTGGATTGCTGAACTCTTACTGGGCTTTCTGGCTTCCGGCGGGAGCGAGCGCCTACTATTTTCTGCTGATCAAAAACTTCTTCGACGGTATCCACCCGGAAATTTTCGAGGCGGCCCGCATCGACGGGGCTTCGGAATGGACCGGCTTCATCCGGATCGCCGTGCCGCTGTCGGTGCCGATTTTCGCCACGCTGGCGATCTTTATTTTCTCCACCGCCTGGAACGACTGGTTTTGGCCGTCGCTCGTCATGCAGACCGAAGATAAATACACGCTGGCGACAGCCATATACAAGTATGTAGTAGGCGCGCGCAGCCTGGACACCAACGTCAAATTTACGATCCTGTTCATGGCGATGATTCCGCCGATCTTCATCTTCCTGTTCTTCCAAAAATTCATCATGCGCAGCGTTAGCTTGTCCGCGGTGAAAGGATAG
- a CDS encoding ABC transporter substrate-binding protein, which yields MRKFSAVLMCLVLFGSLLAACGGGGGNKNAAGAGNGEAAGPSGNSGSDAGTAGEAGDITQRKVTLKIHYPLPDETTLRKQEDDKIARFQAKYPNVTIIKDDWAYNVNEIGAKMASNEAPTFYNTWATEAQLLVERGWVADITELWNNWEYKDEINPVLQNQFIVDGKVYGITQNGYVTSTVINKKLLDEKGVAIPALDWTWDDMYNTAKGVADPKKGISGIAPMGKGNEAGWNWTNFLFEAGGDIQTSEGGKLTAVFNSEAGVKALDFYKKLRWEANAIPQDWALGWGDAISSFKQGRTGMVIAGAFDVIQAALNEGGMKPEDVIAYPMPAAEKGGKHYGILGGNYLVINPNATKDEQEMAFRYITFDYFTDDALKSVEDTIKARKDEGKYYIPTPLEYFSDDSEYAAKVKAIYDKYDNVYKYDPQLFSLLEGKPEAQFGTQDYYATMSNVVQESFSKKDTDSKQQLDIAAKYVQENFFDKAPQQ from the coding sequence ATGCGAAAGTTTTCAGCAGTTTTGATGTGTCTCGTGCTGTTTGGCTCGTTGCTGGCGGCCTGCGGCGGAGGCGGAGGCAATAAAAATGCGGCGGGCGCCGGAAATGGCGAAGCCGCCGGCCCAAGCGGCAATAGCGGCAGCGATGCCGGGACCGCGGGGGAAGCGGGCGATATTACGCAGCGCAAGGTCACGCTGAAAATCCACTATCCACTGCCGGACGAAACGACGCTGCGCAAGCAGGAGGACGATAAAATCGCCCGCTTTCAGGCGAAATATCCCAACGTGACGATCATCAAGGACGATTGGGCGTATAATGTAAACGAAATTGGCGCAAAAATGGCCTCTAACGAAGCGCCGACGTTTTACAATACCTGGGCGACCGAAGCGCAGCTGCTCGTGGAACGCGGCTGGGTAGCCGATATCACGGAGCTTTGGAACAACTGGGAGTACAAAGACGAGATCAATCCCGTGCTGCAGAACCAGTTTATCGTCGACGGCAAGGTGTACGGCATCACGCAAAATGGCTACGTGACCTCGACGGTCATCAACAAAAAGCTGCTCGATGAAAAAGGCGTGGCGATACCGGCGCTCGACTGGACGTGGGATGACATGTACAACACGGCCAAAGGCGTGGCCGATCCGAAAAAAGGCATCTCCGGCATCGCCCCGATGGGGAAAGGCAACGAAGCGGGCTGGAACTGGACGAATTTCTTGTTTGAAGCCGGCGGCGACATCCAAACGAGCGAAGGCGGGAAGCTGACGGCGGTGTTCAACTCCGAAGCCGGGGTCAAAGCGCTGGACTTCTACAAAAAACTGCGCTGGGAAGCAAACGCGATTCCGCAGGACTGGGCGCTTGGCTGGGGCGATGCGATCAGTTCGTTTAAGCAAGGACGGACGGGGATGGTGATCGCCGGGGCGTTTGACGTGATCCAGGCGGCGCTGAACGAAGGCGGCATGAAGCCGGAGGATGTGATCGCTTATCCGATGCCGGCGGCGGAGAAGGGCGGCAAGCATTACGGAATTTTGGGCGGCAACTACCTCGTCATCAACCCGAACGCGACGAAAGACGAGCAGGAAATGGCCTTCCGCTATATTACGTTTGATTATTTCACGGACGATGCGTTGAAATCGGTGGAGGATACGATCAAAGCCCGCAAGGACGAAGGCAAATACTACATCCCGACGCCGCTCGAATATTTCAGCGACGATTCGGAATACGCCGCAAAAGTCAAAGCTATCTACGACAAATACGACAACGTGTACAAATACGATCCGCAGCTGTTCAGCCTGCTGGAAGGCAAGCCGGAAGCGCAATTCGGCACGCAGGACTACTATGCAACCATGTCCAACGTTGTGCAGGAATCGTTCTCGAAGAAGGACACCGACTCCAAACAGCAGCTTGATATCGCGGCCAAATACGTGCAGGAGAATTTCTTCGACAAAGCTCCGCAGCAGTAA
- a CDS encoding bile acid:sodium symporter family protein: MLQTVNRQLNRMMPLITPTSILIGVLCGGSLAAYTYLSPWLFAFMTFAGSISLSFRDFLNVLKKPLPLILCLFILHLAMPLIAMGLGHLAFPGDFYTITGFILAAAIPTGVSSFVWVGIYKGNIALTLSIILIDTILAPFVVPGILSLLVGTNVHLDAAAMMGSLFWMIVVPSLLGMLLNQWSKGAVIAAWSPWLNPFSKLAMAIVVAINGAVVAPYLMNFSLRLLGLAAIIVLLATIGYLLGFGFSGAMRLNEADKVALVFNGGMRNISAGAVLAVTYFPAPVAVPVVLGMVFQQMMASLVGYVLGRQSRTQERTDTASAA, translated from the coding sequence ATGCTGCAAACCGTAAACCGACAACTGAACCGGATGATGCCTTTGATTACCCCGACCAGTATCTTGATCGGGGTGTTGTGCGGCGGCAGCTTGGCCGCTTATACGTACTTGTCCCCGTGGCTGTTCGCTTTTATGACCTTTGCCGGGAGCATCAGCCTGAGCTTCAGGGACTTTTTGAATGTGCTCAAAAAGCCCCTCCCCTTGATCCTCTGCCTGTTCATCCTCCATTTGGCGATGCCTTTGATCGCCATGGGCTTGGGGCATCTCGCGTTCCCCGGGGATTTTTACACGATTACCGGATTTATTCTCGCCGCCGCCATTCCGACCGGAGTCAGCAGCTTCGTATGGGTCGGCATCTACAAGGGCAACATCGCCCTTACCTTGTCGATTATCCTGATCGACACGATTCTGGCGCCTTTCGTCGTTCCCGGCATCCTGTCGCTGCTGGTCGGCACGAACGTCCATCTCGACGCCGCCGCGATGATGGGCAGCCTGTTCTGGATGATCGTCGTCCCCTCGCTGCTCGGCATGCTGCTGAACCAGTGGAGCAAAGGGGCGGTCATCGCGGCTTGGAGCCCGTGGCTGAACCCGTTTTCCAAGCTGGCCATGGCTATCGTCGTGGCGATCAACGGCGCGGTCGTCGCCCCTTATTTGATGAATTTCAGCTTGCGGCTGTTGGGTCTTGCGGCCATTATCGTTTTGCTTGCCACGATCGGCTACCTGCTGGGCTTTGGCTTTTCGGGGGCGATGCGCTTGAACGAAGCCGACAAGGTTGCGCTCGTCTTCAACGGCGGCATGCGCAACATCAGCGCCGGCGCGGTGTTGGCCGTCACCTATTTCCCGGCCCCGGTTGCCGTTCCGGTCGTGCTTGGCATGGTGTTCCAGCAGATGATGGCCTCTCTGGTCGGCTATGTGCTCGGCCGTCAATCCCGTACGCAGGAGCGGACCGACACAGCCTCCGCTGCCTGA
- a CDS encoding sensor histidine kinase: MNSGFKNPLTQIGLKQQLILVFLVLVVPLFILNSYGNYRADQILKRNVTNAYIELNNQNFRLISRDIESINKVASTVFQHPLVQQLNPAENIAVPERVKNYEKLENLLNSYSDETGQHEPLYYSLFVYDPSNSYSFAPYYPESKKAGVYFFLEREKPEWFDEAVAKKGNGYLRLIEHLSPPAQGQKNQRTLAYVRAINNIDKGGTIGVLVVSNVEGRIGESLQTVSIPEGELYFTDWSDRILTAALPGSAGGLALPPLPPEAGRVLDLPPEAAVENAMIGAKDVITRDFIYVIHYNAVLQQKLVYKVPLKALLQQQNEIKRIILLISMAYFAVGLIMILYFWRGLMTPLQKLVYFVRRYEPGKSVPETPKWRRNDEISVLVSSIYGMARRLNGLVHYKYQMDIKQKEAQLQILYQQINPHLLYNTLESIYWKSTMEGGTSSAEMIKELSKLMKISLSRGRELITLEEELQHASAYIKLQEHRYEYGFRVTWDIPASLNGCAIPKITLQPLIENAIIHGVKNMGEDGEIIVRASQNGNRVHITIADNGYKAVDFAAIDRLLNGENPSPSVGYGIRNIHQRIRLHFGADYGLSYAARPDGGTVVTITLPIAEISGE; this comes from the coding sequence ATGAATTCGGGATTCAAGAATCCGTTGACGCAGATCGGTTTGAAGCAGCAGTTAATCCTGGTCTTTCTGGTACTGGTCGTCCCTCTGTTTATTTTGAATTCGTACGGAAATTATCGGGCGGATCAAATTTTGAAACGGAATGTCACCAACGCCTACATCGAGCTGAACAATCAGAATTTCCGGCTGATCAGCCGGGATATCGAATCGATCAACAAGGTGGCGTCGACGGTGTTTCAGCATCCGCTGGTTCAGCAGTTAAATCCGGCCGAGAACATTGCGGTGCCGGAGCGGGTGAAAAACTACGAGAAGCTGGAAAATCTGCTGAACAGTTATTCCGATGAGACCGGCCAGCATGAGCCGCTTTATTATTCGCTGTTCGTGTACGACCCGTCGAACTCGTATTCTTTTGCGCCATATTATCCGGAGTCCAAGAAAGCCGGGGTTTATTTTTTTCTTGAACGGGAGAAGCCGGAATGGTTTGATGAAGCCGTCGCCAAGAAAGGGAACGGCTATTTGCGCTTAATTGAGCATTTATCGCCCCCGGCCCAAGGGCAAAAAAATCAGCGGACCCTTGCCTACGTCCGGGCGATCAACAACATCGACAAGGGCGGAACGATCGGCGTGCTGGTCGTCTCGAACGTGGAGGGACGGATCGGGGAATCGCTGCAAACCGTATCGATTCCGGAAGGCGAGCTCTACTTCACCGATTGGAGCGATCGGATTTTGACGGCGGCGCTGCCGGGGTCAGCCGGAGGACTCGCCTTGCCGCCTTTGCCGCCCGAGGCGGGCCGGGTGCTTGATCTGCCGCCGGAAGCGGCGGTGGAGAACGCGATGATCGGGGCCAAGGATGTCATCACTCGTGATTTTATTTATGTCATCCATTATAACGCCGTGCTTCAGCAGAAGCTGGTCTACAAAGTTCCGCTGAAAGCCCTGCTTCAGCAGCAAAACGAAATCAAGCGGATTATTTTGCTGATCTCGATGGCCTATTTTGCGGTGGGGCTGATCATGATTCTGTACTTTTGGCGAGGGCTGATGACCCCGCTGCAGAAGCTGGTTTATTTTGTGCGCCGATATGAACCGGGCAAATCGGTGCCGGAAACGCCGAAATGGCGGAGGAACGACGAAATCAGCGTGCTCGTCTCCAGCATTTACGGGATGGCGCGCCGTTTGAACGGGCTGGTGCATTACAAATATCAGATGGATATCAAGCAAAAAGAGGCGCAACTGCAAATTTTATACCAGCAGATCAACCCGCATTTGCTGTACAACACGCTGGAAAGCATTTATTGGAAAAGTACGATGGAGGGAGGCACGTCGTCCGCGGAAATGATCAAGGAGCTGTCCAAGCTGATGAAAATCAGCTTAAGCCGCGGCCGGGAGCTGATTACGCTGGAGGAGGAGCTGCAGCACGCTTCCGCCTACATCAAGCTGCAGGAGCACCGGTACGAGTACGGCTTTCGGGTGACCTGGGACATTCCCGCGTCGCTAAATGGGTGCGCGATTCCGAAAATCACGCTCCAGCCGCTGATTGAGAACGCTATCATTCACGGCGTGAAAAATATGGGAGAAGACGGCGAGATCATCGTCCGGGCCAGCCAAAACGGTAACCGGGTGCACATTACCATCGCGGACAACGGCTACAAAGCGGTGGATTTCGCGGCCATCGACCGGTTGCTGAACGGGGAGAATCCCAGCCCGTCCGTCGGCTACGGCATCCGCAACATCCATCAGCGTATCCGGCTGCATTTCGGGGCCGATTACGGCCTGAGCTATGCGGCCCGTCCGGATGGCGGGACCGTTGTGACGATCACGCTGCCCATCGCGGAAATTTCCGGTGAATAA